From a single Pirellulales bacterium genomic region:
- a CDS encoding DUF4413 domain-containing protein: protein MELILPILFRWMHILAAITAVGGTIFMRRVLLPTVSELPADTQQKVHDGVRAHWAIPVHASIGFLLLSGLFNFVGALQHHKGDGAYHGFFGVKFLLALAVFFIATMLVGRSPAAERFRQNRKFWLTLNMWLAIAVVCVSGVLRNLPEKNKPAETAPPVVAPPAAEAPAS from the coding sequence GTGGAGTTGATTCTGCCGATCCTGTTTCGCTGGATGCACATCCTGGCCGCGATCACCGCCGTGGGGGGCACGATCTTCATGCGCCGGGTGCTGCTCCCCACCGTGTCCGAGCTGCCGGCCGACACTCAACAAAAGGTGCACGACGGCGTCCGCGCTCACTGGGCGATTCCGGTGCACGCGTCGATTGGCTTTTTGCTACTCAGCGGATTGTTCAACTTTGTTGGCGCATTGCAGCATCATAAGGGCGACGGCGCCTATCACGGGTTTTTTGGCGTGAAGTTCTTGTTGGCGCTGGCCGTCTTTTTCATCGCCACCATGTTGGTGGGGCGCAGTCCGGCGGCCGAGCGCTTTCGTCAAAACCGCAAGTTCTGGCTCACGCTCAATATGTGGCTGGCCATCGCCGTGGTCTGCGTCTCGGGCGTGCTGCGTAACCTGCCAGAGAAAAACAAGCCCGCCGAAACCGCGCCCCCCGTTGTTGCGCCCCCTGCTGCCGAAGCGCCCGCCAGTTGA
- a CDS encoding CCA tRNA nucleotidyltransferase: MQSNDLTQPDPAKQREFATRVVERLRQAGHIAYWAGGCVRDQVLGRVPKDYDVATSAQPEAVRQLFGPRRTYAIGAAFGVITVVGSPGAGQVEVATFRRDVEYRDGRRPEAVVFSEPREDALRRDFTINGLFYDPATGEVIDFVGGQADLAARVVRAIGDPRERFAEDKLRMLRAVRFAATFDFALDPAALTAVRDMARQIEVVSAERVAHEMRLMLISPGRVRALELLAESGLQEMVLPEVAAMRGIPQHKPLYPQHDLWDHTLLVLGLLREPTFELALAALLHDAGKPRAMAKSRGKLTFYEHETIGATIAARLCQRWRLSTRERQQVTWLVRHHQYLSCARQMRWAKLQRTLTHAGASELLDLHEADALASTGDIADVEYCRHLLQMPLADFNPPALVTGHDLIRHGLSPGKQFQRLLDLVRDAQLEKRIRSKRDALALVDELLRDGLPPTDEAPPVDKLDHGA; the protein is encoded by the coding sequence ATGCAGTCCAACGACCTCACCCAGCCCGATCCCGCCAAGCAGCGCGAGTTCGCCACGCGCGTCGTCGAGCGTTTGCGCCAAGCCGGGCACATCGCCTATTGGGCCGGCGGTTGTGTGCGCGACCAGGTGTTGGGGCGCGTCCCCAAGGATTACGACGTCGCCACCAGCGCGCAGCCCGAGGCGGTGCGGCAACTCTTTGGGCCGCGCCGCACCTACGCCATCGGCGCCGCGTTCGGAGTGATTACCGTCGTCGGTTCCCCCGGCGCCGGGCAGGTCGAGGTCGCCACCTTCCGCCGCGATGTGGAGTATCGCGATGGCCGTCGCCCCGAGGCGGTGGTCTTCTCCGAACCGCGCGAGGACGCGCTGCGCCGCGACTTCACCATCAACGGCCTGTTCTACGACCCCGCGACCGGCGAGGTGATCGACTTTGTGGGCGGACAAGCCGACCTCGCGGCGCGCGTCGTGCGCGCCATTGGCGACCCGCGCGAGCGCTTTGCCGAGGACAAGCTGCGCATGCTGCGCGCCGTCCGTTTTGCCGCGACCTTCGATTTCGCCCTCGATCCCGCGGCGCTAACGGCCGTGCGCGACATGGCCCGCCAGATCGAAGTGGTCAGCGCCGAGCGCGTGGCCCACGAGATGCGCCTGATGCTGATCTCGCCCGGTCGCGTTCGCGCTCTGGAGCTGCTGGCCGAGAGCGGCCTGCAGGAGATGGTGCTGCCCGAGGTGGCGGCGATGCGTGGTATTCCGCAGCACAAACCGCTCTATCCGCAGCACGATCTCTGGGATCACACGCTCTTGGTGCTCGGCCTGCTCCGCGAGCCGACTTTCGAGCTGGCGCTGGCCGCGCTCTTGCACGACGCTGGCAAGCCGCGCGCCATGGCGAAATCTCGCGGCAAGCTCACGTTTTACGAACACGAAACCATCGGCGCGACGATCGCCGCCAGGCTTTGCCAGCGCTGGCGGCTTTCCACGCGCGAGCGGCAACAAGTCACTTGGCTGGTGCGCCATCACCAATATCTGAGCTGCGCCCGGCAGATGCGCTGGGCCAAGCTGCAGCGCACGCTCACCCACGCAGGCGCTTCCGAACTGCTCGACCTGCACGAGGCCGACGCGCTCGCCTCGACGGGCGACATCGCAGACGTCGAGTATTGCCGGCACTTGCTCCAAATGCCGCTCGCAGATTTCAACCCGCCGGCGCTCGTCACCGGGCACGATCTGATCCGACATGGGCTTTCGCCCGGCAAGCAGTTCCAGCGTCTGCTCGACCTGGTCCGCGACGCCCAGTTGGAAAAGCGGATTCGCAGCAAGCGCGACGCCTTGGCGCTGGTCGATGAGTTGCTGCGGGACGGTCTTCCGCCAACCGACGAAGCGCCCCCGGTGGACAAACTGGACCATGGCGCCTAG
- a CDS encoding YdjY domain-containing protein produces the protein MRDNPKTLRSAARLSRRQWLWLGGCGLLAGAARALAAPADPSSKQPQSKLRRLAPDSEAWLDLQHQRVVLRGEVVFREGPLELLACWKGTKEHEAIIACPAKAYVVHAGLMALGAVPGAPVAFRPKYIAATGPEVDVTIYWKDEKGNQQRARGQDWVRSAKTGKPLAEPWVFGGSGFWKDETTGEEHYMAESGDFICVSNFPSAMLDLPVESSQSNESLAYDCFTDRIPPIGTKVTLTLTPKLKPVSGKVSPGK, from the coding sequence ATGCGCGACAATCCAAAAACGCTGCGATCCGCGGCCCGACTCAGCCGCCGTCAATGGCTGTGGCTTGGCGGCTGTGGCCTCTTGGCGGGCGCCGCTCGAGCGCTGGCTGCCCCCGCCGATCCCTCTTCTAAACAGCCGCAAAGCAAACTTCGCCGGTTGGCGCCCGACTCCGAGGCCTGGCTCGACTTGCAGCATCAACGGGTTGTCTTGCGCGGCGAGGTCGTCTTTCGCGAAGGACCGTTGGAACTGTTGGCGTGTTGGAAAGGCACCAAGGAACACGAGGCGATCATCGCCTGCCCCGCCAAGGCCTACGTGGTGCATGCCGGTCTGATGGCGCTCGGCGCCGTGCCCGGCGCCCCGGTCGCCTTTCGCCCCAAGTACATTGCCGCCACCGGGCCCGAAGTCGATGTAACAATCTATTGGAAGGACGAAAAAGGAAATCAACAGCGGGCGCGCGGACAAGATTGGGTGCGCTCCGCCAAGACGGGCAAGCCGCTCGCCGAACCTTGGGTGTTTGGCGGCAGCGGATTTTGGAAAGACGAAACGACCGGCGAAGAGCACTACATGGCCGAAAGCGGCGACTTCATCTGCGTATCGAATTTCCCGAGCGCCATGCTCGACCTGCCGGTCGAAAGCTCACAATCGAACGAATCGCTGGCTTACGACTGCTTTACCGATCGCATCCCGCCCATTGGGACCAAGGTGACACTAACGCTGACTCCCAAGCTCAAGCCAGTTAGTGGCAAGGTCAGCCCGGGCAAGTGA
- a CDS encoding DUF1559 domain-containing protein, with protein MISHSKERRGFTLVELLVVIAIIGILIALLLPAVQAAREAARRNNCKNNLKQIGLALHNYANTYGSLPPSSTDWLTGPQASQSGKRDLVAAYPTFNGRKQMTASGHTYSWMALILPQMEQEAIYRQINFRNLTWPPSGVNIKTTPWNGNAWLKQIPGYQCPSYKGNRTSNAFAYGGTQAGAQLDNVNSVAISNYVGMGASLQMKLLGGSTVSGASTFNPDGVMTPPGAGRQGGVKFRDVLDGLSNTIAVSETREQGFSSWYDGSVGAVWALHCDGQDPMMVIGANIAPNTFPYPVINTTLTPTPVPNLNFGGAQKDPRSGATQPKVFFAQMGGGNLTGWGNFGAATWSWGPSSQHPGVVNHVMADGSVQSFNDTMPANVYYALSTRSGKEPADANLGGGG; from the coding sequence ATGATCAGTCACAGCAAGGAAAGGCGCGGCTTTACGCTGGTCGAGTTGCTGGTGGTGATTGCGATCATCGGCATCTTGATCGCGCTGTTGCTGCCCGCGGTGCAGGCCGCGCGCGAGGCGGCCCGCCGCAACAACTGCAAGAACAACCTCAAGCAGATCGGTCTGGCGCTGCACAACTACGCCAACACCTATGGCAGCCTGCCCCCCTCTTCGACCGATTGGCTGACGGGACCACAGGCCAGCCAGAGCGGGAAGCGCGACTTGGTCGCCGCCTATCCCACCTTTAATGGCCGCAAGCAGATGACGGCCAGCGGCCACACCTATAGCTGGATGGCGCTGATCCTGCCACAAATGGAGCAGGAGGCGATCTATCGGCAGATCAATTTCCGCAATCTGACTTGGCCGCCGTCGGGCGTGAACATCAAGACGACCCCTTGGAATGGCAACGCCTGGCTCAAGCAGATTCCGGGTTATCAATGCCCCTCGTACAAGGGGAACCGCACCTCGAACGCCTTTGCGTACGGTGGTACTCAGGCGGGCGCTCAGCTTGACAATGTGAACTCGGTGGCCATTTCCAATTATGTGGGCATGGGCGCCAGTTTGCAGATGAAGTTGCTGGGTGGCAGCACGGTCAGCGGCGCTTCGACGTTCAATCCGGACGGCGTGATGACCCCCCCCGGCGCCGGACGGCAGGGCGGGGTGAAGTTTCGCGACGTGCTGGACGGCTTGAGCAACACGATTGCCGTGTCCGAAACGCGCGAACAAGGGTTTTCGTCGTGGTACGATGGCAGCGTGGGCGCCGTGTGGGCCCTGCACTGCGATGGCCAGGACCCGATGATGGTGATCGGCGCCAACATCGCGCCCAACACCTTCCCGTATCCGGTCATCAATACGACGCTGACACCGACCCCGGTGCCGAACCTGAACTTTGGCGGCGCCCAAAAGGATCCGCGCTCTGGCGCCACGCAGCCCAAAGTCTTCTTCGCGCAGATGGGGGGCGGCAATCTGACTGGCTGGGGAAACTTTGGCGCCGCCACCTGGTCGTGGGGCCCCAGCAGCCAGCATCCGGGGGTCGTCAACCATGTGATGGCCGACGGCAGCGTGCAATCGTTTAACGACACGATGCCGGCGAACGTTTACTACGCGTTGTCGACCCGATCGGGCAAGGAACCGGCCGACGCCAACTTGGGTGGTGGCGGCTGA
- a CDS encoding exodeoxyribonuclease V subunit gamma encodes MAARVVVVAGPAASGKTRQLLQAHRAALASRQPGVALWLAPTARGAGAIRQQIISPDLPACFSPGVSTFEQFAESVVRFAATPVRPLTPLLKRRLLESIVSAAAEQGELRYFAAIADMPGFIDQLDQFIADLKRQEVWPDDFAKACRGKRMRDKDRELAAIYVAYQERLRDHQLYDAQGRFWTARELLHGGQRRPYDRLRRVTADGFTDFTRTQREILDLLTQWIDELWISLPLEGELRRADCFRKSHDTLDHLRTLFPQLEVVWTERRAEPLPAALRRLEEQIFLPPAAQSSIEPGSEVVITAAASEVRELECVARDVKRLLLGDGQQPPVAPGDIAVVFRQLPPVADLAREIFTRIGVPVAIDARETLNRSPAVRALLGLLRLDSQDWPYRQVIAALGSSYYQLASDEPASDRLLADVEWLIHDLQVLSGRAELLDRVGRQAQRDIDELPPPSGDNPESGARVRRRILTARRCAPALIELARRIDALPADATPSQWAKALNHFARDIGMDAKLQDADGARDRAALRRLCEALEDEDRLANQLGQAPPRFDRAELIDWLTETASREEIPLSIDDTGRVRVLGAAAARAVRVRHLFLAGMSEESYPHRRSSGICQDADIDRLRDAKIRLQTAAEFDDEEMLLFYELVTRADESLHLSYAALDDRARPLLPSPYLDEVSRLVGAAARRDATDPRPVYDLDQPPLCVADARCASVHRLVEDGDDQLLASVLQSGAESGMAAGLVAVQNRRGRDYGPFEGLFDSVAIARRLASQFDESRVWSASQLEQYATCPFQFLLDRVLKLEPLPPLGIEVDLAQRGLWLHAALARLHSRLNQEHNGPYQPTEADEERIAEYLRDALRDIAAAADYGAELEKGLRDITLGTLLRWAERYPRQCIDLKSFGIGDQPAPAHFEVSFGLAKKSDDPASTTEPLILRHDGQSLSISGRIDRVDLGEHAGVPVFRIIDYKSGNPPTAKDHAAVDGTTLQLDLYTLAARQIFPAALPGSMGYWQVKGKGYQQIAELVTIEDGDLVIDPGWIEQMEQLTQKLFELVAGIRKGQFPVHSLNDKCTSYCDYRTVCRVGQTRALEKAWPPTPKP; translated from the coding sequence ATGGCTGCTCGGGTTGTTGTGGTCGCTGGACCCGCCGCCAGCGGAAAGACGCGTCAACTGCTCCAGGCCCATCGTGCGGCCCTGGCTAGCCGGCAGCCGGGCGTGGCGCTGTGGCTGGCTCCAACGGCCCGCGGCGCCGGCGCAATTCGCCAGCAGATCATTTCGCCGGACCTGCCGGCTTGCTTCAGCCCCGGCGTCTCCACCTTTGAGCAATTCGCCGAGTCGGTGGTGCGATTCGCCGCCACTCCGGTTCGCCCACTGACTCCCTTGTTAAAGCGGCGCCTGCTCGAGTCGATTGTCTCGGCCGCCGCCGAGCAAGGAGAGTTGCGCTACTTCGCCGCCATCGCCGACATGCCCGGCTTCATCGACCAACTGGACCAGTTCATCGCCGACCTGAAGCGGCAAGAAGTCTGGCCCGATGACTTTGCCAAGGCGTGCCGCGGCAAGCGCATGCGCGACAAGGATCGCGAGTTGGCCGCCATCTATGTCGCCTATCAGGAGCGTCTGCGCGATCATCAGCTTTATGACGCGCAGGGCCGTTTTTGGACCGCGCGCGAGTTGCTCCACGGCGGCCAACGCCGCCCCTACGATCGCTTGCGCCGAGTCACCGCCGACGGCTTCACCGATTTCACCCGCACCCAGCGCGAGATTCTTGACCTGCTCACACAGTGGATCGACGAGCTGTGGATCAGCTTGCCGCTGGAAGGCGAGTTGCGCCGCGCCGATTGCTTTCGCAAGTCGCACGACACGCTCGACCACTTGCGGACGCTCTTCCCCCAGCTTGAGGTCGTGTGGACCGAGCGCCGCGCCGAGCCTCTGCCGGCTGCTTTGCGCCGCCTCGAAGAACAGATTTTTCTTCCTCCCGCCGCGCAGTCGTCCATTGAACCTGGATCAGAAGTGGTTATCACCGCCGCCGCATCCGAAGTGCGCGAATTGGAATGCGTGGCGCGCGACGTCAAGCGATTGCTCTTGGGAGACGGCCAGCAGCCCCCCGTAGCGCCTGGCGATATCGCCGTGGTCTTTCGCCAGTTGCCGCCGGTGGCCGATCTGGCGCGTGAAATCTTCACGCGGATCGGAGTGCCGGTGGCCATCGACGCCCGTGAAACGCTCAATCGCTCCCCGGCCGTGCGCGCGCTACTGGGTCTGCTCCGGCTCGATTCGCAGGATTGGCCCTATCGACAAGTCATCGCGGCGCTGGGCAGTAGCTACTACCAATTGGCTAGCGACGAGCCCGCCAGCGACCGCTTGCTGGCCGACGTCGAATGGCTGATTCACGATCTGCAAGTTCTCTCCGGCCGCGCGGAATTGCTCGATCGCGTCGGTCGCCAGGCGCAGCGCGACATCGATGAGCTTCCGCCCCCCAGCGGCGACAATCCCGAAAGCGGCGCCCGCGTGCGGCGGCGCATTCTGACCGCGCGCCGCTGCGCCCCGGCGCTGATCGAACTGGCGCGGCGCATCGACGCCCTGCCGGCCGACGCCACCCCCAGCCAGTGGGCGAAAGCGCTCAACCACTTCGCCCGCGACATCGGTATGGACGCCAAGCTGCAAGACGCCGACGGGGCGCGCGACCGCGCGGCCTTGCGGCGGCTGTGCGAGGCGCTCGAAGACGAAGATCGCCTGGCGAACCAATTGGGGCAGGCCCCCCCTCGATTCGATCGCGCCGAACTGATCGATTGGCTGACCGAAACGGCCAGCCGCGAAGAAATTCCGCTTTCGATCGACGACACCGGCCGCGTGCGGGTGCTCGGCGCCGCCGCCGCCCGCGCGGTGCGAGTGCGTCATCTCTTCCTGGCCGGCATGTCGGAAGAGAGCTATCCGCATCGGCGCAGCTCTGGCATTTGCCAAGACGCCGACATCGATCGTTTGCGCGACGCCAAGATCCGCCTGCAAACCGCCGCCGAGTTCGACGACGAAGAGATGCTGCTCTTCTACGAGTTGGTCACCCGCGCCGACGAGTCGTTGCACTTGTCCTACGCGGCGCTCGACGATCGCGCGCGGCCGCTGCTGCCCAGTCCCTATCTGGACGAAGTCTCCCGACTGGTCGGGGCCGCCGCTCGGCGCGACGCCACCGATCCACGCCCGGTCTACGACCTCGATCAGCCCCCCTTGTGCGTGGCCGACGCGCGGTGCGCCTCAGTCCATCGACTGGTGGAAGATGGCGACGACCAATTGCTCGCCTCGGTTCTGCAAAGCGGCGCCGAATCGGGGATGGCCGCTGGGCTGGTTGCGGTGCAAAACCGCCGCGGGCGTGACTATGGTCCCTTTGAGGGCCTGTTCGACAGCGTTGCGATCGCGCGGCGCTTGGCGAGCCAGTTCGACGAGTCGCGCGTCTGGAGCGCCAGCCAGCTAGAGCAATACGCCACTTGCCCGTTTCAGTTCCTGCTGGATCGTGTCCTCAAACTGGAGCCTTTGCCCCCCCTCGGCATCGAAGTCGACTTGGCCCAGCGCGGCTTGTGGCTGCACGCTGCGTTGGCGCGGTTGCACTCCCGGCTGAACCAGGAGCACAACGGACCCTATCAGCCCACAGAGGCCGATGAAGAACGCATTGCCGAATACCTCCGCGATGCACTGCGCGACATCGCCGCCGCGGCCGATTATGGCGCCGAACTGGAAAAAGGCCTCCGCGACATCACCCTCGGCACGTTGCTCCGCTGGGCAGAACGTTATCCGCGGCAATGCATCGACTTGAAGTCATTCGGCATCGGCGACCAACCGGCGCCGGCCCACTTTGAAGTGTCGTTTGGCTTGGCGAAAAAGAGCGACGACCCCGCTTCGACCACCGAGCCGCTCATCTTGCGCCACGATGGTCAGTCGCTCAGCATCTCCGGGCGCATCGACCGCGTTGATCTGGGAGAGCACGCTGGCGTCCCAGTGTTCCGCATCATCGACTACAAGTCGGGCAATCCCCCCACCGCAAAAGATCACGCGGCCGTCGACGGCACGACATTGCAACTCGATCTGTACACGCTCGCCGCGCGGCAGATCTTTCCCGCGGCCCTCCCTGGCTCAATGGGTTATTGGCAGGTCAAGGGCAAGGGTTACCAGCAGATCGCCGAACTGGTCACGATCGAAGACGGCGACCTCGTGATCGATCCCGGTTGGATCGAGCAGATGGAACAGCTCACCCAAAAGTTGTTTGAGCTTGTGGCCGGGATCCGCAAAGGTCAATTTCCGGTCCACAGTCTGAACGACAAATGCACTTCGTACTGCGACTACCGCACGGTATGTCGCGTCGGTCAAACGCGCGCATTGGAAAAAGCATGGCCACCGACGCCCAAACCATAA
- a CDS encoding UvrD-helicase domain-containing protein, whose translation MATDAQTINPTPQQVAAIETRHVSIGLSAGAGCGKTAVLTRRLLSHLGPDGVDLPNLIAITFTDPAAREMRDRLRKEVTRRLREATTPAECDYWLKLQRRLHTARISTIHSFCGNLLRAHAPEAGLDPNFVMFDEVQSRSLLATAAETVIEARLRADDAEFRDLAVQFGLVGLRQKAQAMIRGRGRTSIDRFIQFTPEQLVACWEDYFNRHGRAAVIRSLFQLPCAQTARRILAQQTPDHQVMAQRCAILLSTFDQLAQGQLSADALDLIEENAKVQGGGGAKVWSSPEVYESIKKAFTELRKWVNENWKHFAWHSPAALPAAKSGLAVLRLAQQVKAEYEARKAEAGALDFDDLLIHAWRLLRDDNSGELRKQQAERTHLLLIDEFQDTDQMQVEIAKALCDNEFQLGMLFIVGDAKQSIYRFRGAEPEVFRQLRDELPAEGQLPLTENFRSQPAIIDFVNALFDHEIQHYEALSAKREQVVQGPTIEFLWSLAEDPNEPVAVSRPREADCVARRIAELVAEQAPIVVGKDASGAPLARPVRYGDVAMLFRALPDVRYYEEALQRHGVPYYLVGGHAFYSQQEVFDLLNALRAIAHPADEVSLAGALRSPFFGLSDEGLYWLAQPPAGLSANLFAAELPPELSAADRQVATRARDLLRELRQRKDRDSIAGLIAELLDQTAYDAVLLGEFLGQRKLANLHKLIDMARQFDAAGVLTLSDYIAEIADCVGDPPKEALAATQAENSDVVRLMTIHQAKGLEFPVVVVPDLARKEPPSQPPAILDRELGPLVKLDALDPDRDANCGIDLYQQRERPADEEESTRLFYVATTRAADYLILSAGLKNLDEQKTHWMRLLQDRFNLVNGDYCGAGAGPIPQIRVTQSPPDAKGEHARSHPPNFIQAIADARAKRGRPLAGVDPIAPDLSARRRFSFSQISGLLLPLEATESEETDAPEAGADSPEETRPWNVDPRRFGTMVHAVLAEFDAVAPLDVAARARHHAEMLRGAAADADEAARLIERFLDTPRAQAMRQARQVFTELEFLLSWPPADAGAGGPLLHGFIDCLYQDDAGRWHLLDYKTNRVAAGQVKTAAAAYELQMLVYGIAAEQILGEPPASLALHFLYPNREREFSLDDASRQRARQWIDQAMATMRQPALA comes from the coding sequence ATGGCCACCGACGCCCAAACCATAAATCCCACCCCCCAGCAGGTCGCCGCGATCGAAACACGCCATGTTTCGATCGGCCTTTCGGCCGGCGCCGGTTGCGGCAAGACCGCGGTTCTCACGCGGCGATTGTTGTCGCATCTGGGGCCAGACGGCGTCGACCTGCCGAACTTGATCGCCATCACCTTCACCGATCCTGCCGCGCGCGAAATGCGCGACCGCCTGCGCAAAGAGGTGACGCGCCGCCTGCGCGAGGCGACTACCCCAGCAGAATGCGACTACTGGCTGAAACTGCAGCGCCGCTTGCACACCGCGCGGATCAGCACCATCCACTCGTTCTGCGGCAACCTGCTCCGGGCGCATGCGCCCGAGGCGGGGCTCGATCCTAACTTCGTCATGTTCGACGAAGTGCAATCGCGCAGCCTGCTGGCCACCGCCGCCGAGACCGTGATCGAAGCTCGCCTGCGCGCGGACGACGCGGAGTTTCGCGATCTGGCCGTGCAGTTCGGACTCGTCGGACTGCGCCAAAAGGCGCAGGCGATGATCCGCGGACGCGGCCGCACCAGCATCGATCGGTTCATTCAATTTACGCCAGAGCAATTGGTCGCCTGCTGGGAAGACTATTTCAATCGGCACGGCCGCGCCGCCGTGATCCGTTCCCTGTTCCAATTGCCTTGTGCGCAGACGGCGCGGCGTATCCTGGCGCAGCAGACGCCAGACCACCAAGTCATGGCCCAGCGCTGCGCGATCCTCTTGAGCACGTTCGACCAACTGGCCCAGGGTCAGCTATCCGCCGATGCGCTCGACCTCATCGAAGAGAACGCGAAGGTGCAAGGCGGCGGGGGCGCCAAGGTCTGGTCTTCTCCCGAGGTGTACGAGTCGATCAAGAAAGCGTTCACGGAGCTTCGCAAATGGGTAAACGAAAACTGGAAACATTTTGCGTGGCATTCTCCCGCGGCGCTGCCGGCCGCTAAAAGCGGCCTGGCGGTGCTCCGCCTGGCCCAACAGGTCAAAGCCGAGTACGAGGCCCGCAAGGCGGAGGCGGGCGCCCTCGATTTCGATGATCTGCTCATTCACGCCTGGCGCTTGCTCCGCGACGACAACAGCGGCGAACTGCGCAAGCAACAAGCCGAGCGAACCCACCTCTTGTTGATCGACGAGTTTCAAGACACCGATCAAATGCAGGTCGAAATCGCCAAGGCGCTCTGCGACAACGAGTTTCAACTCGGCATGTTGTTCATCGTCGGCGACGCCAAGCAGTCGATCTATCGTTTTCGCGGCGCCGAGCCCGAGGTGTTTCGTCAACTGCGCGACGAACTACCCGCGGAAGGGCAGTTGCCGCTGACAGAGAACTTTCGCAGTCAGCCGGCCATCATCGACTTCGTCAACGCCCTGTTCGACCACGAGATCCAGCACTACGAGGCCTTGAGCGCCAAGCGCGAGCAGGTGGTTCAAGGACCGACGATCGAGTTCTTGTGGTCGCTCGCCGAGGATCCCAATGAGCCAGTCGCTGTTTCACGCCCGCGCGAGGCCGATTGCGTCGCGCGCCGCATCGCGGAACTGGTCGCGGAGCAGGCGCCGATTGTCGTCGGCAAGGACGCCAGCGGCGCGCCCTTGGCGCGCCCGGTTCGCTATGGCGACGTCGCCATGCTCTTTCGCGCCCTCCCCGATGTTCGCTATTACGAAGAGGCCCTACAGCGCCATGGCGTTCCGTATTACCTGGTCGGCGGACACGCCTTCTACTCTCAGCAAGAGGTCTTCGATCTCTTGAACGCGCTGCGCGCCATCGCCCATCCCGCCGACGAAGTGAGCCTGGCGGGCGCGTTGCGCAGTCCGTTCTTCGGCCTCAGCGACGAGGGACTCTACTGGCTGGCTCAGCCTCCCGCGGGCCTGAGCGCGAATTTGTTCGCGGCCGAACTCCCGCCAGAACTTAGCGCGGCCGACCGCCAGGTTGCGACCCGCGCCCGCGATCTGTTGCGCGAATTGCGCCAGCGCAAAGATCGCGACAGCATCGCCGGTCTCATCGCCGAGTTGCTCGACCAAACCGCCTACGACGCCGTGTTGCTCGGCGAGTTCCTTGGTCAGCGCAAGCTCGCCAATCTGCACAAGCTGATCGACATGGCCCGCCAGTTCGATGCCGCCGGCGTGCTGACCCTGTCGGACTACATCGCCGAAATCGCCGATTGCGTTGGCGACCCTCCCAAAGAAGCGCTGGCCGCCACGCAAGCCGAAAATAGCGACGTGGTTCGCCTGATGACGATTCATCAGGCCAAGGGTCTGGAGTTTCCGGTGGTTGTCGTTCCAGACCTCGCCCGCAAAGAGCCTCCTTCGCAGCCGCCGGCCATCTTGGATCGCGAGCTAGGACCCCTGGTCAAACTCGACGCGTTAGACCCCGACCGAGACGCCAACTGCGGCATCGATCTGTATCAACAGCGAGAGCGGCCGGCCGACGAGGAAGAATCGACGCGTCTCTTCTATGTGGCCACCACGCGCGCCGCCGATTACCTGATTCTCTCCGCCGGCCTCAAGAACCTGGACGAACAAAAGACGCATTGGATGAGGTTGCTGCAAGACCGGTTCAATCTCGTAAATGGCGATTATTGCGGCGCCGGAGCGGGGCCGATCCCACAGATTCGCGTCACTCAATCGCCACCCGATGCGAAAGGCGAGCACGCGCGGTCGCATCCGCCCAATTTCATTCAAGCCATCGCCGACGCGCGCGCGAAGCGCGGACGGCCACTGGCTGGCGTCGATCCCATCGCTCCCGATTTGTCCGCGCGGCGCCGGTTTTCCTTTTCGCAGATTTCCGGTTTGCTCCTGCCGCTGGAAGCGACCGAGTCCGAGGAAACCGATGCGCCTGAGGCCGGCGCTGATTCGCCCGAAGAGACCCGGCCGTGGAACGTCGATCCTCGCCGCTTTGGCACGATGGTCCATGCCGTGCTGGCCGAGTTCGACGCCGTGGCGCCGCTCGATGTGGCGGCCCGCGCTCGCCACCATGCCGAAATGCTGCGCGGCGCTGCGGCCGACGCCGACGAAGCGGCGCGACTCATCGAGCGCTTCTTGGACACCCCCCGCGCCCAGGCCATGCGCCAAGCGCGGCAAGTCTTCACCGAGCTGGAGTTTCTCTTGAGCTGGCCTCCGGCCGACGCCGGCGCTGGCGGGCCGCTGTTGCACGGTTTCATCGACTGTCTGTACCAGGACGATGCCGGCCGCTGGCATCTGCTCGACTACAAAACCAACCGGGTCGCTGCCGGCCAAGTGAAGACGGCCGCCGCCGCATACGAGTTGCAGATGCTGGTCTATGGAATCGCCGCCGAGCAGATTCTCGGCGAACCTCCGGCCAGCCTCGCGCTTCATTTCCTGTATCCCAATCGCGAACGAGAATTTTCCTTGGACGACGCCAGCCGCCAGCGAGCGCGGCAGTGGATCGACCAGGCCATGGCGACCATGCGTCAGCCGGCCTTGGCCTGA